From the genome of Simkaniaceae bacterium:
TGTCATTGCTGTGATGGTATTTCCATGCGAATAAAATTGTCATTACAAAAACGGGAATGACAACAATGAGCATTAAAAGAGAAGCTATGATGATGAGATCTCGTTGTTTATCTGCGATAAAACCTTTGGGGTCGAGGACTGCTATTTTATGAGTCACTACGTAAAGCACAACCACAGCAATCATGGCAAATAATGAGAGTAGGAGGAAAGTAAACTTGAATTTTTTGTTCATCTTAGGTCCTTAGACAATGTCATTTCATAAAAAGTTAGAGAAAAAACTCCAAAATTTTTACTTTTACATTAATGTCTCGGGAATGTCTAGAAATTATTTTAAAAACCCAAGGAATTTGCAAACTTATTTAATAAGCCCCCGGTTCGACCATAGGTCGAACATCCGAGAGCAAAGACCGAGGCAGGCGGGCTCAAAAAGTTGCAAAGTCGAGTTAAAGACATGTCCTAGTATTGATTGGCTCCTATTTAAATTGTAAGTTGTTAAAAATTAGTGTGCTATATATTTACTTTAACTCTATCACATGGTTTGTTGCGAAACCGTGCATTGACAATACATGGTTTTTTAAATATAATACGGGAAAGGAAGGGCAAAAATATGGACCGAGAGATTCTCAAGCAAATTATCATGGATCAACTCAAATACCGATCGCCAAAGAATTATTATCATCGAACGGTGACTGAAACAATCCAGGGTTTTGCTAACGATCCAAATATCATTATTCTCAGTGGAATCCGAAGATCCGGAAAGTCGACCATCCAACGCATGCTGCAATTTGAATTACTCAAAACGAATAACTATTCGGATTACTATTTTAACTTTGATGATGAACGTCTTGTGAAGTTTCAAGTGAGTGACTTTCAAACGTTGTTAGAAGTGTTCATCGAGTTATTTGGAGATCAACCTAGATTTTATTTTGATGAAATCCAAAACATTGAAGGTTGGGAGCGTTTTGTTCGAAGACTATATGAGCAGGGAAAAAAAATCTATATCACAGGATCGAATGCAAGGCTGTTGAGCAAGGAGTTGGGAACGCATTTAACAGGTAGACACATTCAATTGGAGGTATTTCCCCTCTCTTTTTTTGAAATCGTGCGTCATCAGTACCCCGAGGCGCTTTCTAAAAAAGCTCTATCGACAACTGATGTTGGCATGCTCCTACATCATTTCTCTAATTATTTAAAAAATGGGGGAATCCCGGAATATCTAGAGTTTGAAAAAACAGAATATCTGAAAGACTTGCTAGAGGGAATTCTCTATCGAGACATCATTGTTCGCTATAAAATTCAGGATGAAAAAGCGTTGAGAGAAACAGTGTATTATTTAGCGAGCAATATAGGAAAAGAGTTTAGTTATACAAATCTGGCTAAAACTGTCGGCGTGAGTAGTCCACACACAATCACAAATTATTGTGATTACTTGGAGCAATGTTATCTTTGCTTTTTTATTTGCCGATACAGTCATTCTCTACAAAAGCAAATTCAATCCAATAAGAAGTGCTATATGATCGATCTGGCCCTGATTCGAACAACCGGGTTCCGAGTGAGTGAAGATCGAGGACGTCTCTTGGAGAATATGGTATTTCTTCATCTTAGGATGAAGATGAAGGAAATCTACTTTCACAAGGAGAAGAAAGAATGTGATTTTGTTGTGAGAGAAGGTAATCGGATTGTTCAAGCCATTCAAGTGACAACAAGCCTCTCAAATCCGGAAGTAAAAAAACGAGAGCTCGAAGGATTAATTGAAGCAATGAAAGCTTATGATTTACAGGACGGGATCATTCTTACGGAAAATGAAAGCGACACAATCGAAATGGACGAGTTTCGGGTTTTGGTATTACCGATTTGGAAATGGTTGTTATTTACAAAATCAGGTTAAATAAGGAATAATTAGCTATCACATCGTTGGCCATGTGAGTTCCCCGCTTAAATCAGGGAAATTGCAGCTTGGTCTCCGTTCAAATAGGAATGATATGAGTGCACAAGACAAAGCGGGTCGTCGAATTTGGTGGGTTTTATTTGCCATTGTTTTAGGTGTCGCTTTAGGCTCTTTTCTTTATTCTTTCGGTCAAGATTATATCCCTCGGATTGAGCCTGTTCTTTCAATCGGGGGGAAGCTGTTTCTCAACGCCTTAACGCTCATTGTTGTGCCCCTTGTTTCATCTTCAATTATTAACGGGATGTCGCGCATTGGAACTGAAAAGCATTTTAGTACCTTGGGTCTTAAAATGTTTGTCTTCTACTTGGGGACAAGTTTTATCGCGATTTTGATTGGAGTTTCTCTGACAAACCTCATCCAACCGGGAAGCTTCCACAGCGCTATTGATATGCAGCAGGGGATTTCGCAAGAAATGCAAAACCTGGCGGCAGAACATACGGGGGGTGGTATCTGGGCTAATGTGCGCAATATTATCTCTAATCTCATCCCATCCAATGTCGTCAATGCATTTGCCCAAAACGATATGCTCGGTTTGATCTTCTTTAGCATTATTTTCGGCTACGCCGTCTCTCAAATTCCCAAAGATCAGTCCAATGCCGTTTCTCAATTTTTTAGAGGTGTGTTTAGCACAATGCTAAAGTTCACCCGCATTATCATGAAAGCTTTACCCTTAGGGGTCTTCTTTTTAGTCACAGAGGCTTTTATGAAGTCGGGGCTAGATGCTTTGAGATCCGTAGGGATGTTTGTACTGGTTGTGCTTCTCGCTCTTAGCTTATATGCCTTTGTTGCATTGCCGCTGCTCCTCTTTTTTGTCGGGAGAGTCAATCCGTGGTGGCATGTGAAAGCAATGGTTCCGGCCATTTTCACCGCATTTTCAACGAGTTCATCTTCGGCAACAATGCCGGTTACGATGGAATGTGTCGAAAAGAGAGCCCGCGTTTCGAATATGATTACGTCGCTTGTGATCCCCCTTGGCGGTTCGATCAACATGGCCGGTTCAGCTCTTTACGAGGCGGTTGCTGCCATCTTTATTGCACAAGTTTATGGGATTGAAATTGGATTTGTCTCACAAATTGTCGTGATTTTTCTAGCCTTGCTCACTTCAATAGGTGTAGCGGGAATCCCTTCGGCCTCACTTGTCGTTGTGATTATCATTTTGAAGACATTAGGGCTTCCGGCAGAAGCTGTTGGTTTAATTATTGCCGTCGATCGCCTTTTAGATATGTGCCGAACAAGTGTTAATGTGTTTAGCGATAGCTGCTGCGCTATTTTGGTTGCTAAAACAGAAGGTGAAAAGAAAGTCTTGGCTCAAGATCCCGCAACTTTGGAGGATGAAGTATGAAACGATATATGACAGTGGCATTTGCTTTATTGGCATTATGTGCTCAAATCAATGCTGCTCCGCCCCCTCCCCAGGTGATGGCTTCTCTTCCATCAGATGTCTATAAAGCAAAAAACTTTTACCATCTCATTGGCATGAAGGGGTTTTCAGATGCTCTATTGACAATGCATTTTAAACTCTACGAAGGATATGTCAAAAATACCAATGCCCTGATTGAGAAAATCCGCGAAAAAGAGCTTAACCATGAGATGGATACGCTTGAGTATTCCGGATTAAAAAGGATGTTTGGCTTTGAGTTCGATGGGATGAGACTTCATGAGCTTTACTTTGAGAATCTCGGAGGAAAGCGTCCGTTGAATTCCGCAGCGCCCCTTTATAAACAGGTGATCAAGGATTTTGGTTCATATGAAAACTGGGAGCAGTCTTTTATCGCAACCGGGATGCTTAGGGGAGTGGGTTGGTCCATTCTCTATTTTGACCCAAAGGTGAACCGCCTTTATAATGTGTGGGTAAATGAACACAATATCAATGAGCTGGCTGAAGGGGTAATTATCTTGGCGATGGATGTTTGGGAGCACGCCTACATCACAGAATATGGTTTAAGTCGCATCGACTATATCCAAGCCTTTCTCACAAATATTAATTGGAATGTCGTCTCCAATCGCTATGATATGGCTCGGCATCTTTAATCGAGCCTGCGCCTTCGGGCTCTAAGGGTAAAACAAGGGATGACTGCGCTTAGATATGGTGTAGGTAATATCGCTGAATGAATCACTTTGTTTGCCAATAGAGCAATTGGCAACATACCATTTCCCGGTTTTTTGAAGGGGCTTCCAAGCTTGGTCTAAAAGGTGTTTTCCATGGTTTTCTAGAAAGAGGCTGGTATTCAGAGATTGAAATGAATAAAGAAATGTATTTTTCAAAGTTTCAAAATAAGGGCTATTAATAGCATAGCCATGTGCAGCTTGAGATTCAGTGACTCTTTTAATCAGGGGGTTTAATGTTCCTTCATAGTGAATAACATTTGTTCCCATAAAAAAAATATCCCAATCATTAAATTCAGATGAAAAGAGTGTTTCAATATAGGGCTGAATGGATTCTTTAGTTTGTAAGAAGACAAAATCATCTTCGAAAATCACAGCGTTTGATAGAAGATGAGTCTGTGCATAATCAAGCGCTTTAAGATGGCTAAATACGCAGCCTCGATGTCCGTTAAAGGGGTCTTGAAAGGCATCAATGCGAATGATTTTGCTCGGGTCGACATTTAATTTTTTGAGCTCGTTGAGAAAGTGATCTCTTCGATCTTCTCGGTGCTTTAAATTAATATAAAAGATAGCATCAAAGCGGTTAAGCGTCATTCTTTAGGCACAATTGTGATTTTAACTCGGATACGCCCTTCTTTGGGGAGGATTCCACGAGGGTTTTTAGCGCTCATTGGCTCAATACAGGTAAAGCTTGCGCCTGCCGGGTGCCAAAGCTGCCATGAGTGTTCATCAGATTCCGTCTGTGAGAAGATTTCTAAGTTATACTCTTTGTTTTCTAAGGTCACGAGGGAAGTGTTATTATTAGAAAAGGGGAGAAAACCAAAATCGGCTTCTTGATTAAGGATAAATTTCAGATGATGGATGTCTTCTTCGGTCCATTCGTCAGGTAGGGGTTTAAATTCTCCCATATCGTTATACACATTTTGGATAACCGATTTTACAACGGCATCCTCATGATCAATGCTATAGTAATAATGCAACCCGACAATCCCGGTTTTATCCGTTTTCACTCCAAAATCGATGACAAGGCCGTCTTCTTGCAAGGTGGCATCAAAGGTCATCACGAAATTTTCCCCTTCAAGATGACTCAGAAGGACGCCGTGGTAGTTATCGATG
Proteins encoded in this window:
- a CDS encoding superoxide dismutase; amino-acid sequence: MKRYMTVAFALLALCAQINAAPPPPQVMASLPSDVYKAKNFYHLIGMKGFSDALLTMHFKLYEGYVKNTNALIEKIREKELNHEMDTLEYSGLKRMFGFEFDGMRLHELYFENLGGKRPLNSAAPLYKQVIKDFGSYENWEQSFIATGMLRGVGWSILYFDPKVNRLYNVWVNEHNINELAEGVIILAMDVWEHAYITEYGLSRIDYIQAFLTNINWNVVSNRYDMARHL
- a CDS encoding ATP-binding protein, translating into MDREILKQIIMDQLKYRSPKNYYHRTVTETIQGFANDPNIIILSGIRRSGKSTIQRMLQFELLKTNNYSDYYFNFDDERLVKFQVSDFQTLLEVFIELFGDQPRFYFDEIQNIEGWERFVRRLYEQGKKIYITGSNARLLSKELGTHLTGRHIQLEVFPLSFFEIVRHQYPEALSKKALSTTDVGMLLHHFSNYLKNGGIPEYLEFEKTEYLKDLLEGILYRDIIVRYKIQDEKALRETVYYLASNIGKEFSYTNLAKTVGVSSPHTITNYCDYLEQCYLCFFICRYSHSLQKQIQSNKKCYMIDLALIRTTGFRVSEDRGRLLENMVFLHLRMKMKEIYFHKEKKECDFVVREGNRIVQAIQVTTSLSNPEVKKRELEGLIEAMKAYDLQDGIILTENESDTIEMDEFRVLVLPIWKWLLFTKSG
- a CDS encoding dicarboxylate/amino acid:cation symporter, with translation MSAQDKAGRRIWWVLFAIVLGVALGSFLYSFGQDYIPRIEPVLSIGGKLFLNALTLIVVPLVSSSIINGMSRIGTEKHFSTLGLKMFVFYLGTSFIAILIGVSLTNLIQPGSFHSAIDMQQGISQEMQNLAAEHTGGGIWANVRNIISNLIPSNVVNAFAQNDMLGLIFFSIIFGYAVSQIPKDQSNAVSQFFRGVFSTMLKFTRIIMKALPLGVFFLVTEAFMKSGLDALRSVGMFVLVVLLALSLYAFVALPLLLFFVGRVNPWWHVKAMVPAIFTAFSTSSSSATMPVTMECVEKRARVSNMITSLVIPLGGSINMAGSALYEAVAAIFIAQVYGIEIGFVSQIVVIFLALLTSIGVAGIPSASLVVVIIILKTLGLPAEAVGLIIAVDRLLDMCRTSVNVFSDSCCAILVAKTEGEKKVLAQDPATLEDEV